One window of the Runella slithyformis DSM 19594 genome contains the following:
- a CDS encoding chitobiase/beta-hexosaminidase C-terminal domain-containing protein, whose amino-acid sequence MPRFQNLTSYLLLAIHALLVFLLVFQDNVMLPAWLQPVGRMHPMLLHLPIGLLILVGLLWVFRKEFDGTNFDKLFGFVLSLTALTAALTALMGFFLSREEGYTADLLNWHKYTGIGLSFLTYGLVLLHQQTIERTMIFNAFLALSGVILAVTGHFGASLTHGENYLLPVKEENAPLTMTDETPVFEAAIQPILKAKCFQCHNEQKTKGELLMTTVAGLLKGGKNGPIWVAGDALNSHIIQRANLPLDDKKHMPPKGKAQLTPQEIGVLTAWVQSGADVKKPLKALAANDPIKAFLDKGERTTDNVAVYTFDAASESTLEKLNNPFRTIFPIAHNSPALEADFFVRQAYKPEQLGELSAIKKQLVVLNLSNMPVKDEDLATIAQFENLEKLNLNNSDITGKTLSKLGSLSKLQSLSLSGTKVTASALKSLDNMPGLTEVFVWNTPVLEKELGELKKQHPKTRFELGYVPKDSERLKLNPPMLVNEKFVLTEQTPVTFKHPLKGVTIRYTIDGSMPDSTSSTAYQKPITLSGYTVVKARATKDNWYASDVVEYTFFKGTYRPALVELLNEPNPQYQGEGSNTLINQKKGEASDFKNPAWLGYREKPFEALFTFAQPTPVRALTLSIGKNIGGFIFPPASVEVWGGPDKAHLTLLQKIQPEQPTKDQSARVEAIQSQWKEGKYSVIKLIARPVAKLPAWHPGKGQPAWVFVDEVFFN is encoded by the coding sequence ATGCCTCGTTTTCAAAACCTAACCTCTTACCTGCTTCTAGCCATTCACGCCTTATTGGTGTTTCTATTGGTATTCCAAGACAACGTCATGCTTCCGGCGTGGCTGCAACCCGTAGGACGAATGCACCCGATGTTACTGCACTTGCCCATTGGTTTACTGATTTTGGTGGGTCTGCTGTGGGTGTTCAGAAAAGAATTTGACGGGACAAATTTTGACAAACTGTTTGGCTTTGTGCTTTCCCTGACGGCGTTGACAGCTGCCCTGACGGCCTTGATGGGCTTCTTTTTGTCGCGGGAAGAAGGCTATACGGCCGACTTATTAAATTGGCACAAATACACGGGCATCGGGTTGAGTTTTCTGACGTACGGGTTAGTATTATTACATCAACAGACCATTGAACGTACAATGATTTTCAATGCGTTTTTAGCGCTTAGCGGCGTCATTTTAGCAGTGACGGGCCATTTCGGAGCGAGCCTTACCCACGGCGAAAATTATTTACTCCCTGTCAAAGAAGAAAACGCTCCGCTTACAATGACCGACGAAACCCCCGTATTTGAGGCGGCGATACAACCCATTCTGAAGGCCAAATGCTTTCAATGCCACAATGAGCAGAAGACCAAAGGCGAACTGCTCATGACCACCGTAGCCGGCTTGCTCAAAGGCGGCAAGAACGGTCCGATATGGGTGGCGGGCGATGCGCTCAACAGCCACATCATTCAACGCGCCAACCTCCCGCTCGATGATAAAAAGCACATGCCACCCAAAGGCAAAGCCCAATTGACGCCGCAGGAAATCGGTGTGCTGACGGCCTGGGTGCAGAGCGGCGCCGATGTAAAGAAACCGCTCAAAGCGCTGGCAGCCAACGATCCGATAAAAGCATTTTTGGACAAAGGAGAACGGACAACGGACAACGTGGCCGTTTACACCTTCGACGCGGCGTCTGAATCAACGCTTGAAAAATTAAACAATCCCTTCCGCACTATTTTCCCCATAGCGCACAATTCCCCTGCGTTGGAGGCCGATTTCTTTGTACGCCAGGCGTATAAACCCGAACAATTGGGTGAGTTATCCGCTATTAAAAAGCAGTTGGTCGTGTTGAATCTGTCAAACATGCCCGTTAAAGACGAAGACTTAGCCACCATCGCGCAGTTTGAAAATTTGGAAAAACTGAATTTGAACAATTCGGACATTACGGGTAAAACGCTGTCGAAGTTGGGAAGTCTATCGAAGTTACAATCACTCTCATTATCAGGCACCAAGGTAACGGCATCGGCTCTAAAGAGTCTGGACAATATGCCTGGTCTCACCGAAGTCTTTGTTTGGAATACGCCCGTTTTGGAGAAAGAGTTGGGCGAATTAAAAAAACAACATCCGAAAACCCGATTTGAATTGGGTTATGTTCCGAAAGACTCCGAGCGATTGAAACTCAACCCGCCGATGTTGGTCAACGAAAAATTTGTGTTGACCGAGCAAACGCCCGTTACCTTCAAACACCCGCTCAAAGGAGTCACGATTCGGTACACTATTGATGGTTCCATGCCCGATTCAACTTCCTCAACCGCGTATCAAAAACCGATTACGCTTTCAGGCTATACCGTTGTAAAAGCCCGCGCCACCAAAGACAATTGGTATGCCAGCGATGTGGTAGAATACACTTTTTTCAAAGGTACGTATCGCCCGGCACTTGTTGAGCTGCTAAACGAACCCAATCCCCAATACCAGGGAGAAGGAAGCAATACGCTCATTAATCAGAAAAAAGGCGAAGCAAGTGATTTTAAGAACCCCGCTTGGCTCGGCTACCGCGAGAAACCTTTTGAAGCACTGTTTACATTTGCTCAACCCACTCCCGTCAGAGCGCTGACCCTCAGCATTGGCAAAAATATCGGCGGCTTTATCTTCCCGCCGGCGTCGGTCGAAGTGTGGGGCGGGCCAGATAAAGCACATCTGACATTATTGCAAAAGATTCAACCCGAACAGCCGACCAAAGACCAATCCGCTCGCGTAGAAGCGATTCAAAGTCAATGGAAAGAAGGGAAGTATTCGGTGATAAAACTCATTGCCCGTCCGGTAGCAAAACTTCCCGCCTGGCACCCCGGCAAAGGACAACCGGCTTGGGTATTTGTCGATGAAGTATTTTTTAATTGA
- a CDS encoding DUF1501 domain-containing protein, with the protein MNNEFLENRFNINRRHFLGKMTAGIGSVALGSLLVPDLFKGSGDDSNDLPLGIPHFAPKAKRVIYLFQNGAPSQYESFEYKPMLNKMAGEELPASIRMGQRLTGMTANQAKFPLVGSHFKFAQYGQSGMWFSELFPNIANLADELCMIKTMNTEAINHDPALTFMQTGAQQGNRPSMGAWASYGLGSENKNLPAFSVLLSRGKGNGQGVYSKLWSNGFLDSTHQGVVFSSGEDPILYLNDPDGTDRSARRKMLDNLSELNNMAYEDFGDPEIKAKVQQYEMAYRMQTAVPELTDLSKEPDHIVKMYGPECLVPGTFAANCLLARKLSEAGVRFVQLYHQGWDQHGNMVGEMPLQAKDTDRASAALITDLKQRGLLDETLVIWGGEFGRTNYSQGTATKDNYGRDHHPRAYCTFMAGGGVKPGTVYGETDDFGYNIVRDPVHINDFHATVMHLMGLNHEKLTFKHLGRRYRLTDLAGKVIPGLIA; encoded by the coding sequence ATGAACAACGAATTCTTAGAAAACCGCTTTAACATAAACCGTCGGCACTTTTTGGGTAAAATGACCGCCGGCATCGGCAGTGTGGCCCTTGGCTCATTGCTCGTCCCTGATCTGTTCAAAGGCTCGGGCGACGATTCCAACGATCTTCCTTTAGGCATCCCGCACTTTGCGCCCAAAGCCAAACGCGTCATTTATCTTTTCCAAAACGGGGCACCTTCGCAATACGAAAGTTTTGAGTACAAACCCATGCTCAATAAAATGGCCGGGGAAGAGCTTCCCGCGTCCATTCGTATGGGGCAGCGCCTCACGGGCATGACCGCCAACCAAGCCAAGTTTCCGTTGGTCGGCTCACATTTTAAATTTGCGCAGTACGGGCAGTCGGGCATGTGGTTTAGTGAGTTGTTTCCCAACATCGCCAACCTCGCCGACGAACTCTGCATGATCAAAACCATGAATACGGAGGCGATCAACCACGACCCGGCCCTTACTTTCATGCAAACGGGGGCCCAACAGGGTAACCGTCCGAGCATGGGCGCGTGGGCGAGCTACGGGTTGGGCAGTGAAAATAAAAACCTGCCGGCCTTCTCGGTGCTGCTTTCGCGCGGGAAAGGCAACGGTCAGGGAGTGTATTCCAAACTGTGGTCCAACGGTTTTCTGGATTCTACGCACCAAGGCGTAGTATTCAGCAGCGGCGAAGACCCCATTTTGTACCTCAACGACCCCGACGGTACCGATCGCTCGGCACGTCGTAAGATGCTGGACAACCTTTCGGAACTGAATAATATGGCCTATGAAGATTTTGGCGACCCCGAAATCAAAGCCAAAGTGCAGCAATACGAAATGGCCTATCGGATGCAAACGGCCGTGCCCGAACTGACCGATCTCAGTAAAGAGCCTGATCATATTGTCAAAATGTACGGACCGGAATGTTTGGTGCCCGGCACCTTTGCGGCCAATTGCCTGTTGGCCCGCAAACTGTCAGAGGCAGGGGTTCGATTTGTGCAGTTGTACCATCAGGGTTGGGACCAACACGGCAACATGGTGGGCGAGATGCCGCTCCAGGCCAAAGATACCGACCGCGCTTCGGCGGCGTTGATCACAGACCTAAAACAACGCGGCTTGTTGGACGAAACCTTAGTGATTTGGGGCGGTGAGTTTGGCCGCACCAATTACAGCCAAGGCACGGCGACCAAAGATAACTACGGCCGCGACCACCACCCGCGTGCGTACTGTACGTTCATGGCCGGCGGCGGCGTAAAACCGGGTACGGTCTATGGAGAAACGGATGATTTTGGGTACAACATCGTTCGTGACCCGGTACACATCAACGACTTTCACGCCACGGTCATGCACCTCATGGGCCTCAATCACGAAAAACTGACCTTCAAACACTTAGGCCGCCGCTATCGCCTGACAGACTTAGCCGGGAAGGTAATTCCGGGACTGATTGCGTAG
- a CDS encoding PSD1 and planctomycete cytochrome C domain-containing protein translates to MKIFSKAKAYLLKNRLLIGIGIALSCVTTACFLNRGGASAASIPDEVDYNYHIRPILSDRCFQCHGPDANKREANLRLDTEAAAYAALKDNPKLHAIVPGDLDNSAVWLRITTKDTAELMPPVESNLKLSEHEIALIEKWIRQGAKYKPHWAFIAPTTPKLPEVSDDAWPKNEIDRFTLAKMDENGLTPNEEADKERLLKRVALDLTGLPPTLDLQERFLKDKSENAYEKAVDELLKSKHYGEKMALPWLDVARYADSHGYQDDGLRTMWPWRDWVIHAFNQNYGYDKFVTWQLAGDLLAKQQGKKADDPTAKEMLLATGFNRNHKITQEGGVIDEEYRIEYVTDRTNTFGKTFLALTYECAKCHDHKYDPILQKDYYSAFAFFNQVPEKGLFGTIDANFADPPNMKITTQDVKDILKFVNKTDTAAVMVMVMQDKDTLRPTHILNRGNYDQLGDVVTANMPNFILPFTPKKYAQNRLGLAQWMLDAKNPLTARVFVNRVWQEFFGRGIVKTVGDFGMQGELPSHPQLLDWLAVDFRTHGWDIKRLVKQIVLSATYRQSSVITKEHLSKDPENVFLARAPRMRISAEFVRDMVLASSGLLNHEIGGPSVKPYQPKGLWESATSGRGILKTYIQDHGDSLYRRGMYVFIKRTVPPPNMLIFDASNRDQCEVKRSRTNTPLQALLMLNDPVVLESARVLAEKLSLEKSSTDDKINKAFRQIVCRQPKTKELDVIRKYFDEEKTTLAKEPKKAAKLLSVGEAPQARIPDRPSVAALMQTILMMYNLEEVLMK, encoded by the coding sequence GTGAAAATATTCTCTAAGGCAAAGGCTTATTTGCTCAAAAACAGGCTTTTAATAGGCATTGGGATTGCTCTGTCGTGCGTTACAACGGCCTGCTTTCTCAATCGGGGCGGCGCGTCGGCGGCTTCCATTCCCGACGAAGTAGATTACAATTATCATATTCGCCCGATTCTCTCTGACCGATGTTTTCAATGCCATGGTCCGGACGCCAACAAACGCGAAGCCAATTTGCGCCTTGATACGGAAGCAGCAGCCTATGCTGCATTAAAAGACAATCCAAAGCTGCACGCCATTGTTCCGGGCGACTTGGACAATTCGGCCGTATGGCTCCGAATCACGACCAAAGACACGGCCGAACTGATGCCGCCCGTGGAGTCCAATCTCAAACTCTCCGAGCACGAAATTGCCCTCATCGAAAAGTGGATCAGGCAGGGAGCCAAATACAAACCGCACTGGGCGTTCATTGCCCCCACCACGCCCAAACTCCCCGAAGTAAGCGATGACGCCTGGCCGAAAAATGAAATTGACCGGTTTACACTGGCCAAAATGGACGAAAACGGCCTTACACCCAACGAAGAAGCCGATAAAGAGCGCCTGCTCAAACGCGTCGCGCTGGATCTTACAGGATTGCCGCCCACGCTTGATTTACAGGAACGTTTTCTGAAAGACAAATCCGAAAATGCGTACGAGAAAGCCGTGGATGAATTGCTGAAAAGTAAACACTACGGCGAAAAAATGGCGCTTCCGTGGCTTGATGTAGCTCGCTATGCTGATTCACACGGCTACCAGGACGACGGCCTGCGGACGATGTGGCCCTGGCGCGATTGGGTGATACACGCGTTCAACCAAAACTACGGCTATGACAAATTTGTGACCTGGCAATTGGCGGGCGATCTGCTGGCCAAACAACAGGGCAAAAAAGCTGACGACCCCACAGCCAAAGAAATGCTGTTGGCTACGGGTTTTAACCGCAATCACAAGATCACACAGGAGGGCGGTGTCATCGACGAAGAATACCGCATCGAATACGTGACCGACCGGACCAATACCTTCGGAAAAACGTTTTTAGCACTTACATACGAGTGTGCCAAATGCCACGACCATAAGTATGACCCTATCTTACAGAAAGATTACTACAGCGCCTTTGCCTTTTTCAATCAGGTGCCCGAAAAAGGGCTTTTCGGAACGATAGATGCCAATTTTGCCGACCCACCAAACATGAAGATCACTACACAGGACGTCAAAGACATCCTGAAGTTTGTGAATAAAACGGATACGGCGGCCGTCATGGTCATGGTGATGCAGGACAAAGATACCCTGCGGCCTACGCATATATTGAACCGGGGAAATTATGACCAGTTGGGCGATGTCGTCACGGCAAATATGCCCAATTTTATTCTTCCGTTCACTCCTAAAAAATACGCGCAAAACCGCCTCGGATTGGCCCAATGGATGCTCGACGCCAAAAATCCTTTGACGGCCCGCGTATTCGTGAACCGCGTTTGGCAGGAGTTTTTTGGGCGGGGTATCGTGAAAACGGTCGGTGATTTCGGAATGCAGGGTGAACTGCCGTCGCACCCGCAGTTATTGGACTGGTTGGCGGTCGATTTTCGTACGCATGGCTGGGATATAAAGCGACTGGTCAAACAAATCGTGTTATCAGCCACGTATCGACAGTCCTCCGTCATCACCAAAGAGCATTTATCCAAAGACCCCGAAAATGTCTTTCTGGCCCGTGCTCCCCGGATGCGCATTTCGGCCGAGTTTGTGCGTGATATGGTATTGGCAAGCAGTGGTCTGTTAAATCACGAAATCGGCGGTCCGAGCGTAAAACCCTACCAGCCCAAAGGCTTGTGGGAGTCGGCAACCTCCGGGCGCGGCATTCTGAAAACCTACATTCAGGACCACGGCGACAGCCTCTACCGACGCGGTATGTATGTATTCATCAAACGCACCGTACCGCCGCCCAATATGCTGATTTTTGACGCCAGCAACCGCGACCAATGTGAAGTAAAACGCTCCCGCACCAACACGCCGTTGCAGGCTCTTTTGATGCTCAACGACCCCGTGGTGCTGGAATCGGCGCGGGTATTGGCCGAAAAGCTGTCACTGGAAAAATCTTCGACAGACGATAAAATCAATAAAGCTTTCCGACAGATCGTTTGTCGGCAGCCCAAAACCAAAGAGTTGGATGTCATACGGAAGTATTTTGACGAAGAAAAAACGACATTAGCCAAAGAACCGAAAAAAGCCGCAAAGCTGCTCAGTGTGGGTGAGGCACCCCAGGCACGCATTCCCGACCGACCGTCGGTAGCCGCCTTGATGCAAACAATATTGATGATGTATAATCTGGAAGAAGTACTCATGAAATAA
- a CDS encoding diacylglycerol/lipid kinase family protein, which produces MMNSLKIAFIVNGAKKKANATMKEIRHVFSGYSIDIFLTRFSGHAIALAASAVSGGAQVIVSVGGDGTLNEVLNGFLQGCENTLPLRRQDLFLGIVAMGTGNDFVRNLENKATLPELKRCIDAKLYQKTDIGMAEFTAPDSTPGVRYFLNIADIGIGGVIAEKISRYSRRLGATVTYQSAIFSAFMTYSPQPISVQTDTEQVRSNMMGLVIANGKHFGNGLGIAPFGEINDGFFDVVMLKNITLFDYLLQMNNVKKCKPIRHPEVSYSKTQSLTAQSLSAPLPIDMDGEFIGYTPVHFSVLPLWINILTAGERLVERRAVI; this is translated from the coding sequence ATGATGAATTCTTTAAAAATTGCTTTTATCGTAAACGGTGCCAAAAAGAAGGCAAATGCCACCATGAAGGAGATACGGCACGTATTCAGCGGATATTCCATTGATATTTTTTTAACCCGCTTTTCCGGACACGCCATAGCGTTGGCAGCTTCCGCCGTTTCGGGCGGTGCGCAGGTCATTGTCAGCGTAGGCGGCGACGGCACGCTCAATGAGGTCCTGAACGGTTTTTTACAGGGGTGTGAGAATACGCTTCCGTTACGGCGTCAGGATTTATTTCTGGGCATTGTGGCAATGGGAACCGGCAATGATTTTGTCAGAAATCTGGAAAATAAAGCCACACTGCCCGAGCTTAAACGCTGCATTGACGCAAAGTTATACCAAAAAACAGACATCGGGATGGCCGAGTTTACGGCACCCGATTCTACGCCCGGGGTGAGGTATTTCCTTAATATTGCCGATATTGGCATCGGGGGAGTCATTGCCGAAAAAATCAGCAGATACAGCCGCCGGCTTGGGGCAACCGTTACCTATCAGAGTGCCATTTTTTCCGCCTTTATGACCTACTCTCCACAACCGATCTCCGTCCAAACCGATACCGAACAGGTACGATCCAACATGATGGGGCTGGTCATTGCCAATGGCAAACATTTTGGAAATGGATTGGGCATTGCTCCTTTCGGAGAGATCAATGACGGTTTTTTTGACGTGGTCATGCTCAAAAACATTACGTTGTTTGATTATTTGTTACAGATGAACAACGTCAAAAAATGCAAGCCTATCCGTCATCCGGAAGTAAGTTATTCAAAGACCCAAAGCCTTACGGCTCAATCTTTATCCGCACCTTTACCGATCGACATGGACGGCGAATTTATCGGATACACCCCCGTTCACTTCTCTGTTTTACCGTTATGGATAAATATTCTCACTGCCGGAGAACGTTTGGTCGAACGGAGAGCCGTAATATAG
- a CDS encoding DUF433 domain-containing protein — protein sequence METTLLSRITLNPNVGHGKPTVRNTRYLVEGLLEYLAAGDSIDDVLESFPDLEREDLLACLQYALATLKVQGANLAA from the coding sequence ATGGAAACAACTCTTTTGAGTCGTATTACGCTGAATCCAAATGTAGGTCACGGAAAGCCTACCGTCAGGAATACGCGTTACTTAGTGGAGGGACTTTTGGAATACCTTGCCGCGGGTGACAGTATTGACGACGTCTTGGAGTCCTTTCCCGATTTAGAAAGAGAGGATTTATTGGCTTGCCTTCAGTATGCATTGGCTACTTTGAAAGTTCAGGGTGCAAATTTAGCGGCATGA
- a CDS encoding DUF5615 family PIN-like protein: protein MKFLIDAQLPPALKFVFSSRGYEVCHTLDLPLKNDTPDHEIVALAAREAYIVITKDKDFYNSFVLKHQPEKLILVRVGNIRIKDLKAIFENNFDKLLHLLNYKDLVIVGIDKIDIHI from the coding sequence ATGAAATTTCTCATTGACGCCCAACTTCCGCCTGCCTTAAAATTTGTCTTCTCAAGCCGTGGCTACGAGGTCTGTCATACGCTTGATTTGCCTCTTAAAAATGACACTCCTGACCACGAAATAGTAGCATTGGCAGCTCGGGAAGCATATATCGTAATTACAAAAGACAAAGATTTTTACAATTCATTTGTTTTAAAGCATCAGCCTGAAAAGCTTATATTGGTGCGTGTGGGAAACATTCGAATTAAAGACCTAAAGGCTATTTTCGAGAATAACTTTGATAAACTTCTGCACCTTCTCAACTATAAAGACCTCGTCATTGTTGGGATTGATAAAATTGACATACACATCTAG
- a CDS encoding ABC transporter ATP-binding protein yields the protein MKIYWRILQYARPLSRYVGPYFITSLLGSLFGVLNFTLIQPLLDVLFGKTKIPEQLVFPSFRFDAGYLVDLFQYYFGQAVQDYGKYGALQFVCGAIMICVLLANVFKYFSIRIIENFKAHTVSQLRQAVFDNAIRLSLSFFSNERKGDLISRVTTDVQEIENSLGRAFSALFKELFTLIFYFVTLFAMSVKLTFFTLIVIPLSGIIIGTLAKKLKESASEVQQRLSNIISVLDETFGGIRVVKGFNAEKVIQKRFEAENQGYRHSLLRMVFRQELAPPMSEFMGVAVVAGILLYGGSMVLSDNFELSASTFVTYIIIFSQVLRPAKEISNAVSGIQRGVASGERIMRLIDTPVEVKDAPNATQVKTFGRAIEFQNVFFEYEKGIPVLQDISFTIEKGKTVALVGSSGGGKSTVADMVPRFYDPTHGRILIDGVDLRDVTTKSLRDQMGIVTQESILFNDTIFNNIAFGTDASEEQVMAAATIANAHQFIVEQNDGYQTVIGDRGTKLSGGQRQRLSIARAILKNPPILILDEATSALDTESEKLVQEALTNLMKNRTTLVIAHRLSTIQHADEILVLSGGKIIERGTHDDLLTDEKGFYRKLSVMQNQ from the coding sequence ATGAAAATTTATTGGCGCATTTTACAGTACGCGCGTCCGTTGAGCCGATACGTGGGGCCGTACTTTATTACTTCCTTATTGGGCAGTCTGTTCGGCGTGCTCAATTTTACCCTCATTCAGCCGTTATTGGATGTGCTTTTCGGAAAGACAAAAATTCCCGAGCAATTGGTCTTCCCTTCGTTTCGGTTTGATGCCGGTTATTTGGTAGACCTGTTTCAGTATTATTTCGGACAGGCTGTTCAGGATTACGGCAAATACGGTGCGTTGCAGTTTGTGTGCGGGGCCATCATGATCTGTGTGTTGCTCGCCAACGTGTTTAAGTATTTTTCCATTCGTATCATCGAAAACTTCAAAGCCCATACCGTGTCGCAACTGCGGCAGGCGGTTTTTGACAATGCCATTCGGCTGAGTCTGTCGTTTTTCTCCAACGAGCGCAAAGGAGATCTGATCTCTCGCGTCACGACGGATGTGCAGGAAATTGAAAACTCTCTGGGACGGGCCTTCAGTGCGTTGTTCAAAGAGCTTTTTACGCTTATTTTTTACTTCGTGACGCTGTTTGCCATGTCGGTCAAGCTGACCTTTTTTACGCTCATCGTGATACCGCTGTCGGGAATTATCATCGGTACGTTGGCCAAAAAACTCAAAGAATCGGCGTCGGAAGTGCAGCAACGGCTGAGCAATATCATCAGCGTGTTGGACGAAACCTTCGGCGGTATTCGGGTCGTGAAAGGTTTTAATGCCGAAAAGGTCATTCAGAAGCGTTTTGAAGCCGAAAACCAAGGCTATCGTCATTCCTTGCTACGGATGGTTTTTCGGCAGGAATTGGCCCCGCCCATGTCGGAATTCATGGGAGTAGCCGTGGTAGCGGGCATTTTACTGTACGGAGGTTCGATGGTATTGTCAGATAATTTTGAGCTTTCGGCCTCTACCTTTGTGACGTACATCATCATCTTTTCGCAGGTATTGCGGCCCGCCAAAGAAATCTCCAATGCCGTGAGCGGGATTCAGCGCGGGGTAGCGTCGGGTGAGCGCATCATGCGTCTGATCGATACCCCCGTAGAGGTAAAAGATGCGCCCAATGCAACGCAGGTAAAAACGTTTGGCCGGGCCATTGAATTTCAGAACGTCTTTTTTGAATACGAAAAAGGCATTCCGGTATTACAGGATATTTCGTTTACCATAGAAAAAGGAAAAACCGTGGCCTTGGTGGGCTCTTCGGGCGGTGGAAAATCGACCGTGGCTGATATGGTCCCGCGTTTTTATGACCCTACTCACGGGAGAATTTTGATCGACGGTGTTGATCTGCGCGACGTTACCACCAAATCCCTGCGCGACCAAATGGGCATCGTGACGCAGGAATCCATTTTATTTAATGATACTATTTTTAATAACATCGCTTTTGGTACCGATGCTTCGGAAGAACAGGTCATGGCGGCGGCTACAATTGCCAATGCGCATCAATTTATTGTGGAACAAAATGACGGCTACCAAACCGTCATCGGCGACCGGGGCACGAAGCTGTCGGGCGGGCAGCGCCAACGCCTGAGCATTGCGCGGGCGATCCTGAAAAATCCACCGATCCTGATCCTGGACGAAGCCACTTCGGCGTTGGATACCGAATCTGAAAAACTGGTGCAGGAAGCGCTGACCAACTTAATGAAAAACCGCACGACGCTCGTGATCGCGCACCGTTTGAGCACCATTCAGCACGCCGACGAGATATTGGTATTGAGCGGCGGAAAGATCATCGAACGCGGTACCCACGACGATCTGCTGACGGATGAAAAAGGGTTTTACCGCAAGCTGAGCGTCATGCAAAACCAGTAG
- a CDS encoding peptidase M10A and M12B matrixin and adamalysin, whose amino-acid sequence MSALAIRHEQNKTVTLSAKLIFYGTQATDELARKIAAEIHAMYHEPNVFIFLSREAYEVRMQIDYEVVSIEEVLPLAYQNTDFRCNFIRLEAQNHVTRSFMGFGLGDNVGHWITSDHLGHSTTAAHEFGHALGLDHPERTDFRGVGNPGIMAPRGTLVDPHLQWNPLVAAGEYGGTLNPLHRRVQAYEIEAIFNGIVFDANGYAEIGYLSNVLFSENGYPLNVVF is encoded by the coding sequence ATGTCTGCTTTAGCAATCCGTCACGAACAAAACAAAACCGTTACCCTCTCTGCCAAACTCATTTTTTACGGTACTCAGGCCACCGATGAATTAGCCCGAAAAATCGCGGCGGAAATTCATGCGATGTACCATGAACCCAACGTTTTTATCTTTCTCAGCAGAGAAGCGTACGAAGTTCGGATGCAAATTGACTATGAAGTGGTCAGTATTGAAGAAGTACTCCCACTGGCCTATCAAAACACCGATTTTCGCTGCAATTTTATTCGTCTCGAAGCCCAAAACCACGTCACCCGTTCGTTTATGGGCTTTGGTCTGGGAGATAATGTCGGGCACTGGATCACGTCCGACCATCTGGGACACTCCACTACCGCCGCCCACGAATTCGGACACGCGCTGGGCCTCGACCATCCGGAACGTACTGATTTTCGCGGAGTCGGCAATCCGGGCATCATGGCTCCGCGCGGCACCCTTGTTGACCCACATTTACAATGGAATCCGCTCGTGGCGGCGGGGGAATACGGCGGCACGCTCAATCCGCTTCATCGCCGCGTTCAGGCGTACGAAATTGAGGCTATTTTTAACGGAATTGTCTTTGATGCCAATGGCTATGCCGAGATCGGATATTTGAGCAATGTGCTGTTTTCGGAGAATGGCTATCCATTGAATGTCGTTTTTTGA
- a CDS encoding pirin family protein has protein sequence MPATMTQTEVTIFLADQRGCSQTDWFRSYHSFNFGSYQAENRAPFGALRVFNDETLAGEKSLKMTVDENSDVLLLPLTGALEYAIGPGETGLSAPGELLVLSAAKGTEFEITNPYSDELINFLQIWVRHNAPSVKTKRFTGSFEVEQKNQLYPLFSTHATAMIGKFEGRQEGMYTVQYPEKNGVFVFVIEGAFEVQNRLLHPRDGLSLAHISKMDFEALSNDALLLVLEIPL, from the coding sequence ATGCCTGCTACGATGACCCAAACGGAAGTGACGATTTTTTTGGCCGACCAACGCGGCTGTTCACAAACCGATTGGTTTCGGAGTTATCACAGTTTCAATTTCGGGTCTTACCAAGCCGAGAACCGGGCGCCTTTCGGGGCGTTGCGCGTTTTTAATGACGAAACCCTTGCCGGTGAAAAAAGCCTGAAAATGACGGTGGATGAGAACTCCGACGTGCTCTTACTGCCGCTGACGGGTGCCCTCGAATACGCAATCGGCCCGGGCGAAACGGGGTTGTCTGCGCCGGGAGAATTATTGGTACTTTCGGCAGCTAAAGGCACGGAGTTCGAGATCACGAATCCGTATTCAGACGAGCTGATCAATTTTTTGCAGATTTGGGTACGCCACAATGCACCTTCTGTTAAAACAAAACGCTTCACCGGCTCTTTTGAAGTTGAACAAAAAAACCAACTGTACCCGCTTTTCTCCACCCATGCAACGGCGATGATCGGCAAATTTGAGGGCCGGCAAGAGGGTATGTATACCGTGCAATATCCTGAAAAAAACGGGGTTTTTGTCTTTGTGATCGAAGGAGCTTTTGAAGTTCAAAACCGTCTGCTTCACCCCCGCGACGGACTGTCGTTGGCTCACATTTCGAAAATGGACTTTGAAGCGTTATCGAATGATGCCCTGTTGTTGGTCTTGGAAATCCCCCTCTAA